A single genomic interval of Gossypium raimondii isolate GPD5lz chromosome 11, ASM2569854v1, whole genome shotgun sequence harbors:
- the LOC105804742 gene encoding double-stranded RNA-binding protein 2 yields the protein MYKNQLQELAQRSCFNLPSYSCIREGPDHAPRFKATVNFNGETFESPTFCSTLRQAEHAAAEVALNTLANRGPSKALAARILDETGVYKNLLQETAHRAGLNLPVYTTIRSGPGHVPTFSCMVELGGMSFTGEPARTKKKAQKNAAMSAWSALRKLSRYGSSSSSPPSLESRGREEQVQTVIARFLSSLQPSESKQCLQYDCQYGKSRSIPVCIDLTQSTPNLYSMQSQSWPHRFSPEISVPIYQIWQQEHLMQLQNHLFTFPVPPVPLPRPQILPYMQSILQPGCHPPFQVRDQESNVTTPRLGIATSCPPLYLCNPSTSQPLMGRSTVTIQEIHEEIKEEASKYTPSDVVPSQSNVETSVEETKQDVRKQKYVKLESKVENDHRKSGAGSQHAVESNLRPHCSSRASYYRNSRPPSSEAVPMLIRTMSPVSSTRLNTQKPTLTQVPVPPRMRTGAPPFSTRPRFERTNLGGMRPTSMAPPVRIRSVVPVCSAPPPRKTPSFNQDKDKKDNVSEDVSTATSELNKLSM from the exons ATGTACAAGAACCAACTGCAAGAGTTGGCTCAAAGAAGTTGCTTTAATCTGCCGTCTTATTCATGCATCCGAGAAGGACCTGATCATGCTCCTCGGTTTAAAGCTACTGTCAATTTTAATGGAGAGACTTTCGAAAGCCCTACATTTTGCTCTACTTTGAGACAAGCCGAACATGCTGCAGCTGAAGTAGCTCTAAATACGCTTGCCAACAGAGGCCCTTCCAAAGCATTGGCTGCTAGAATTTTG GATGAAACTGGTGTCTATAAGAATTTGCTTCAAGAGACTGCTCATAGAGCTGGTTTAAATCTTCCAGTCTACACAACTATTCGATCTGGACCAGGCCATGTTCCTACCTTTTCATGCATGGTTGAGCTCGGAGGGATGAGCTTTACTGGGGAACCAGCTAGGACGAAGAAAAAAGCACAGAAGAATGCGGCAATGTCTGCATGGTCTGCCTTGAGAAAGT TGTCTAGGTATggttcatcttcatcttcaccACCTTCCTTGGAGTCTCGAGGAAGAGAAGAACAAGTGCAAACTGTCATTGCTCGTTTTCTTTCATCATTACAACCATCAGAATCAAAGCAGTGTTTGCAATATGATTGCCAGTATGGAAAGTCTAGATCAATTCCTGTATGTATAGACCTAACCCAATCAACCCCGAACCTATACTCAATGCAGAGTCAAAGTTGGCCTCACCGTTTCTCTCCTGAAATATCTGTTCCTATATACCAAATATGGCAGCAAGAACATTTAATGCAGCTGCAAAACCACCTGTTTACATTCCCCGTTCCTCCAGTTCCTCTGCCAAGACCTCAGATTCTTCCATATATGCAGTCAATTTTACAACCAGGTTGTCACCCGCCCTTTCAAGTTCGAGACCAAGAATCTAATGTTACTACACCCAGACTAGGAATTGCTACCTCATGCCCTCCTCTTTACCTCTGTAATCCCTCCACTTCTCAACCATTGATGGGTAGATCTACTGTGACCATTCAAGAGATACACGAGGAGATAAAAGAAGAAGCATCCAAATACACTCCTTCTGATGTCGTTCCCAGTCAATCTAATGTCGAAACGTCTGTTGAAGAAACGAAACAGGATGTTCGCAAGCAGAAGTATGTTAAGTTGGAAAGCAAAGTCGAAAACGATCATAGGAAATCAGGTGCTGGTTCCCAACATGCTGTTGAATCTAATCTTAGACCACACTGTTCTTCAAGAGCAAGTTACTATAGAAATTCTCGACCGCCATCCTCCGAAGCAGTGCCTATGCTGATCAGAACAATGAGCCCTGTTTCTTCCACGAGACTGAACACTCAAAAGCCGACATTAACTCAAGTGCCTGTCCCACCAAGAATGAGAACAGGAGCTCCACCATTTTCAACCAGACCCAGGTTCGAAAGAACGAACCTTGGCGGTATGCGTCCCACTTCCATGGCACCACCAGTTAGAATAAGATCAGTTGTACCAGTGTGCTCGGCTCCACCACCACGAAAAACACCAAGTTTCAACCAGGACAAAGACAAGAAAGATAATGTTTCAGAGGATGTTTCAACTGCAACTTCGGAACTCAATAAGCTTAGCATGTAG